Proteins encoded together in one Vitis vinifera cultivar Pinot Noir 40024 chromosome 4, ASM3070453v1 window:
- the LOC100256401 gene encoding WAT1-related protein At3g02690, chloroplastic, whose amino-acid sequence MASSSSCCRVLATTTRHFHPRPRPLPPPERYCLRIGDRDAFPNQTLKLRLKTAAHSCWRRRVTESEIEVESTSSSSSSDVSTEKLVLWEWGVLVSPFFFWGTAMVAMKQVLPKAGPFFVSSFRLIPAGLLIIAYAASRGRKQPSGFSAWLSIFLFALVDAACFQGFLAEGLQRTSAGLGSVIIDSQPLTVAVLAALLFGESIGFIGAAGLVLGVIGLLLLEVPALSVDGSNFSLWGSGEWWMLLAAQSMAVGTVMIRWVTKYSDPVMATGWHMVIGGLPLVLISILNHDPALSGSFNELTSSDLLALLYTSIFGSAISYSVFFYYATRGSLTKLSSLTFLTPMFASIFGFLYLGETLSPLQLVGALVTILGIYMVNYRDSME is encoded by the exons ATGGCTTCCTCCTCCTCTTGCTGTCGTGTCCTTGCCACTACCACTCGCCACTTCCACCCACGGCCTCGCCCACTCCCTCCGCCGGAGCGTTACTGTTTGCGTATCGGTGATCGAGATGCCTTCCCAAACCAAACCCTGAAGCTGAGGCTCAAAACTGCGGCTCACAGTTGCTGGAGAAGAAGGGTCACCGAGTCTGAAATTGAGGTGGAATCGACTTCATCCTCATCGTCCTCTGATGTTTCGACTGAAAAATTGGTGCTATGGGAGTGGGGTGTGCTGGTGTCGCCGTTTTTCTTCTGGGGCACGGCTATGGTGGCAATGAAGCAAGTACTGCCAAAGGCGGGTCCTTTCTTCGTTTCGTCATTTCGTCTCATACCTGCTGGGCTGCTTATAATTGCATATGCAGCTTCCCGAGGTAGGAAGCAGCCCTCTGGATTCTCCGCTTGGCTTTCCATTTTTCTGTTCGCACTTGTTGATGCTGCTTGTTTTCAG GGTTTTCTAGCTGAAGGTTTACAGAGGACATCAGCAGGTTTGGGCAGC GTGATAATTGATTCACAACCTCTAACCGTGGCTGTACTTGCAGCCTTGTTATTTGGCGAATCTATTGGATTTATTGGAGCTGCTGGGCTTGTGCTTGGAGTCATAGGACTTTTACTTCTTGAG GTACCTGCACTTTCTGTTGATGGGAGTAATTTTTCATTATGGGGAAGTGGGGAATGGTGGATGCTTCTTGCAGCTCAGAGCATGGCAGTGGGCACAGTTATGATCCGCTGGGTTACCAAGTACTCAGATCCTGTAATGGCAACCGGATGG CACATGGTAATCGGCGGGCTTCCTCTTGTGCTGATCTCCATTCTTAATCACGACCCTGCTCTCAGTGGAAGTTTTAATGAGCTTACATCAAGTGATCTTTTGGCTCTTCTTTATACCTCTATTTTTGGAAGCGCCATCAGCTACAGTGTATTCTTTTACTACGCAACAAGAG GTAGCCTAACTAAGCTCAGTTCTCTGACCTTCCTAACCCCAATGTTCGCTTCAATTTTTGG ATTCTTATATCTTGGTGAGACCCTCTCACCCCTGCAACTGGTTGGAGCCCTTGTGACCATCCTTGGAATATACATGGTCAACTATCGAGATAGCATGGAATGA